A window of the Triticum urartu cultivar G1812 unplaced genomic scaffold, Tu2.1 TuUngrouped_contig_4885, whole genome shotgun sequence genome harbors these coding sequences:
- the LOC125528454 gene encoding cAMP-specific 3',5'-cyclic phosphodiesterase 4D-like produces STPAPLLLRRLSAQPQPKAPVPPPPPPPPSDEGAAAWARRAAALSLLGLTGAVAASAFSDLSVFLSCSSQAMEKATKNQQVASAIGEPITRGPWYSASIAVNRARRSVSCTFPVSGPQGDGLLKFKAVRLAEESWFRFLQPSDWEILIMDAILDVRTEDGKHQTMRVTVADNTAAPPPPADCRTCKPRTTPTPKPKPTPVPTPMPTSAPPPAQEK; encoded by the exons TCCACCCCCGCTCCGCTCCTCCTCCGGCGCCTCTCCGCCCAGCCGCAGCCCAAGGCCCCTGTGCCTCCACCTCCTCCGCCCCCGCCGTCGGACGAGGGGGCCGCAGCGTGGGCCCGTCGCGCGGCCGCGCTCTCGCTGCTGGGGCTCACCGGCGCCGTCGCCGCCAGCGCCTTCAGCGACCTCTCCGTCTTCCTCTCCTGCTCCAG CCAGGCAATGGAGAAGGCTACCAAGAACCAGCAGGTAGCGAGCGCGATCGGCGAGCCCATCACGCGGGGTCCCTGGTACAGCGCGTCCATCGCCGTGAACCGCGCGAGGCGCTCCGTCTCCTGCACTTTCCCTGTGTCGGGGCCCCAAGGCGACGGGCTTCTCAAGTTCAAGGCTGTTCGCTTGGCAG AGGAATCATGGTTTCGGTTTCTACAGCCCAGCGACTGGGAGATACTCATAATGGACGCCATCCTTGACGTTCGCACCGAAGATGGGAAGCACCAAACAATGAGGGTGACGGTCGCAGACAACAcggcagctccaccaccaccagctGACTGCAGGACATGCAAGCCCCGTACAACGCCGACACCAAAGCCAAAGCCTACACCAGTGCCGACGCCGATGCCTACATCGGCGCCACCTCCGGCTCAGGAGAAGTGA